In Zingiber officinale cultivar Zhangliang chromosome 1A, Zo_v1.1, whole genome shotgun sequence, a genomic segment contains:
- the LOC122019781 gene encoding UDP-glucuronate 4-epimerase 1-like, with protein sequence MMVRMLEDDLFPSTPGKVKIERTHGTSRKLQRCFASANTLFLWALFVIALFASYLSFHSFVDTSSRYLSASWGGLHWERQIRASAAVRRPEGITVLVTGAAGFVGSHVSLALRRRGDGVVGLDNFNAYYDPSLKKARKALLASHGVFVVEGDVNDAHLLAKLFDTVPFTHVMHLAAQAGVRYAIQNPASYVHSNVAGLVALLEASKSADPQPAIVWASSSSVYGLNDKVPFSESHRTDRPASLYAATKKAGEEITHVYNHIYGLSVTGLRFFTVYGPWGRPDMAYFSFTRNILQGKPITVYRGRDGADLARDFTYIDDVVKGCVAALDTAEASTGSGGRKRRQAQYRIYNLGNTSPVTVPALVSILERHLKVDAKKNIVEMPGNGDVPFTHANITAARAELGYKPTTNLETGLKKFVKWYLSYYGYSRRVGGKSQEPVA encoded by the coding sequence ATGATGGTTAGGATGCTTGAGGACGATCTTTTCCCGTCGACGCCGGGGAAGGTGAAGATAGAACGGACGCACGGGACGAGCCGCAAACTTCAACGCTGTTTTGCTTCGGCGAACACTCTTTTCCTGTGGGCTCTTTTCGTCATCGCCCTCTTCGCTTCATATCTCAGCTTCCACAGCTTCGTCGATACCTCGTCCCGATACTTATCCGCCTCGTGGGGTGGCCTCCACTGGGAACGCCAGATCCGTGCTTCCGCCGCCGTGCGCCGGCCCGAAGGGATCACTGTCCTGGTCACCGGCGCGGCGGGGTTCGTCGGATCCCACGTATCGCTAGCCCTTCGCCGCCGCGGCGACGGCGTGGTCGGGCTTGATAATTTTAATGCCTATTACGATCCCTCCCTGAAGAAGGCCCGCAAGGCGCTGCTCGCGTCCCACGGGGTGTTCGTCGTCGAGGGCGACGTCAACGATGCGCACCTCCTCGCTAAGCTGTTCGACACCGTGCCCTTCACCCATGTGATGCATCTCGCCGCTCAGGCCGGCGTCCGCTACGCCATCCAGAATCCAGCGTCGTACGTTCACAGCAACGTCGCCGGTCTCGTCGCCCTCCTGGAAGCCAGCAAGTCCGCCGATCCGCAGCCCGCAATCGTTTGGGCTTCTTCCTCTTCCGTATACGGACTCAACGACAAGGTCCCCTTCTCCGAGTCGCACCGCACCGATAGACCGGCCTCCCTTTACGCCGCCACCAAGAAGGCTGGCGAGGAGATCACCCATGTATACAACCACATCTACGGATTATCCGTCACCGGTCTCCGATTCTTCACCGTTTACGGACCATGGGGCCGACCGGACATGGCCTACTTCTCCTTCACCCGAAACATCCTTCAGGGAAAGCCCATCACCGTCTACCGAGGCCGCGACGGCGCCGACCTTGCCCGCGACTTCACCTACATAGACGACGTCGTCAAGGGTTGTGTGGCGGCGCTGGACACAGCAGAGGCGAGCACTGGGAGCGGTGGGCGGAAGCGTCGGCAGGCGCAATACAGGATCTACAACCTCGGAAACACGTCTCCCGTGACGGTGCCGGCGCTTGTGAGCATCCTGGAGAGGCACCTGAAGGTGGATGCGAAAAAGAACATTGTGGAAATGCCGGGCAACGGCGATGTGCCGTTCACTCACGCCAACATCACAGCCGCTCGAGCCGAGCTCGGGTACAAGCCAACAACCAATCTGGAGACGGGGCTTAAAAAATTCGTCAAGTGGTACCTTTCTTACTACGGTTACTCCCGTAGAGTAGGGGGCAAGAGCCAAGAGCCCGTAGCATAG